The Halobacterium litoreum genome includes a region encoding these proteins:
- a CDS encoding DUF7266 family protein, translated as MSRTRSRGVAPAVGKALEAGIVVLFVAGLTTTLFGGVVPDAQNAAAGEVGERALQHAAASVEDAVPAVGANATVERRIELPKTIRRQGYRVAAENGSLALVHDHPSVDGRTPLALPERVREVRGNLTPPDAVVRVEPRPGSGLVVLLGEGDG; from the coding sequence GTGAGTCGGACTCGGAGCCGCGGCGTCGCGCCCGCCGTCGGGAAGGCCCTCGAAGCCGGCATCGTCGTGCTGTTCGTCGCAGGCCTCACGACCACGCTGTTCGGCGGCGTCGTGCCGGACGCACAGAACGCGGCCGCCGGCGAAGTCGGAGAGCGCGCGCTCCAGCACGCCGCCGCGAGCGTCGAAGACGCGGTGCCCGCGGTCGGCGCGAACGCCACCGTCGAGCGCCGCATCGAGCTGCCGAAGACGATTCGCCGGCAGGGCTACCGCGTCGCCGCCGAGAACGGGTCGCTCGCGCTCGTCCACGACCACCCGAGCGTCGACGGGCGGACGCCGCTCGCGCTCCCGGAGCGCGTACGCGAGGTACGCGGGAATCTGACACCGCCGGACGCTGTGGTGCGCGTCGAACCGCGTCCCGGCAGCGGACTGGTCGTCCTGCTCGGAGAGGGTGACGGATGA
- a CDS encoding DUF7269 family protein, with amino-acid sequence MTVVRRVLLVFGLVFSLLGFAVVVQPGVVDTVRLPDVPTVIVGGFALLLGVTTYLSRRHTEFRDASDDEERNEHLEDRYEPPRPGADVDERLREGAGDLIASASGNRFRERMELLAIQVLVDARGVSREDAKSQLDDGTWTDDTTAASFFCNDIDPPAQDVFSTVIGRSTVYERQVHRVVAELQSIAGLDGGEA; translated from the coding sequence ATGACGGTCGTCCGTCGCGTCCTCCTCGTGTTCGGGCTGGTGTTCTCGCTGCTCGGGTTCGCGGTGGTCGTCCAGCCCGGCGTCGTCGACACCGTCCGCCTCCCGGACGTCCCGACCGTCATCGTCGGCGGGTTCGCGCTGTTGCTGGGCGTGACGACGTACCTCTCGCGCCGACACACCGAGTTCCGGGACGCGAGCGACGACGAGGAACGCAACGAACACCTCGAGGACCGATACGAGCCGCCGCGTCCGGGTGCGGACGTCGACGAACGCCTCCGCGAGGGCGCCGGCGACCTCATCGCGAGCGCGTCCGGCAACCGGTTCCGCGAGCGCATGGAACTGCTCGCGATACAGGTGCTCGTGGACGCCCGCGGCGTGAGCCGCGAGGACGCCAAGTCCCAGTTGGACGACGGCACGTGGACCGACGACACGACGGCGGCGTCGTTTTTCTGTAACGACATCGACCCGCCCGCACAGGACGTGTTCAGCACCGTCATCGGGCGGTCGACCGTCTACGAGCGTCAGGTCCACCGCGTCGTCGCGGAACTCCAGTCCATCGCCGGCCTCGACGGGGGTGAGGCGTGA
- a CDS encoding DUF7289 family protein translates to MSDRGQSNVVGVALLLGVTVVALAALTASVGTVVDQHAAASDSRRVAADLDSAIDAIETTGVHREDVSFTRGHLDVVPRQVRVLDSGGVVAEVDANALRFTSGDRGATYLAGSVMAHGSGWSRTRSRLPIAADPDVLVVSVPALRGDVGVSANGGATYTLRTNVTHHRRALGDAGYRVAVETEHVDALRRQFEETGATVSIRDIDGDGVPSVVAEYSGVRTAYLVVHETEVAVL, encoded by the coding sequence GTGAGCGACCGCGGCCAGTCGAACGTCGTCGGCGTCGCACTCCTGCTCGGCGTGACCGTCGTCGCGCTCGCCGCGCTCACTGCGAGTGTCGGCACCGTCGTCGACCAGCACGCCGCCGCGAGCGACAGCCGCCGGGTCGCGGCCGACCTCGACAGCGCCATCGACGCAATCGAAACCACGGGCGTCCATCGCGAGGACGTCTCGTTCACGCGCGGGCACCTCGACGTCGTGCCTCGGCAAGTGCGCGTCCTCGACAGCGGCGGCGTGGTCGCCGAAGTGGACGCGAACGCGCTCCGGTTCACATCGGGCGACCGCGGCGCGACCTACCTCGCGGGGTCCGTGATGGCCCACGGGAGCGGGTGGTCGCGAACGCGAAGCCGACTCCCGATTGCCGCCGACCCCGACGTGCTCGTCGTGAGCGTCCCCGCGCTCCGCGGCGACGTCGGCGTCTCGGCGAACGGCGGCGCGACGTACACGCTCCGGACGAACGTCACCCACCACCGGCGCGCGCTCGGCGACGCGGGTTACCGGGTCGCCGTCGAGACCGAGCACGTCGACGCCCTGCGCCGGCAGTTCGAGGAAACGGGCGCGACCGTCTCAATCCGAGATATCGACGGCGACGGCGTGCCGAGCGTCGTCGCCGAGTACTCGGGCGTTCGGACGGCCTACCTCGTCGTCCACGAGACGGAGGTGGCGGTGCTGTGA
- a CDS encoding DUF4129 domain-containing protein, whose translation MDRNVRALIIALLCVLAVSLAAATVVNPQAPPGGGSGAGAPPADTPGDNGGGGDDENDQQSNSSGGSIEFAGACIPFLTSPVFFGAALLVVGGLGWYLKRRDGAVFAFGVLFPLVLFATPLWLVLTDCGTASFEPGGTSALPNISSDSSSVAGGGGGGGATETLLSPPALLALLVVAALVLAVLVYRASGDDAVEEVDEPEPVQTGPEDEDALAAVGAAAGDAADRIDDADDVENEVYRAWRDMTDHIDVGDPETSTPGDFAAAASDAGMADAHVDTLTDLFRDVRYGGQDATEDRERRAVDALRAIEDRYAEGDDE comes from the coding sequence GTGGACCGAAACGTTCGCGCCCTGATAATCGCCCTCCTCTGCGTACTCGCGGTGTCGCTCGCGGCCGCGACGGTCGTGAATCCGCAAGCACCACCCGGCGGCGGCAGCGGTGCCGGCGCCCCGCCCGCGGACACCCCCGGTGACAACGGTGGCGGGGGCGACGACGAAAACGACCAGCAGTCGAACAGTTCGGGCGGAAGCATCGAGTTCGCGGGCGCCTGCATCCCGTTCCTCACGTCGCCCGTGTTCTTCGGCGCCGCCCTCCTCGTCGTCGGCGGCCTCGGCTGGTACCTGAAGCGCCGCGACGGCGCGGTGTTCGCGTTCGGCGTCCTGTTCCCGCTGGTGTTGTTCGCCACGCCGCTGTGGCTCGTCCTCACCGACTGCGGGACGGCGTCCTTCGAACCCGGCGGCACGAGTGCCCTCCCCAACATCTCGTCGGACTCGTCGAGCGTCGCCGGCGGTGGCGGCGGGGGCGGCGCGACGGAGACGCTGCTGTCGCCGCCCGCACTGCTCGCGTTGCTGGTCGTCGCCGCGCTCGTCCTCGCCGTCCTCGTCTACCGCGCGAGCGGCGACGACGCGGTCGAGGAAGTCGACGAACCCGAACCGGTCCAGACCGGCCCCGAGGACGAGGACGCGCTCGCGGCGGTCGGCGCCGCGGCGGGCGACGCCGCGGACCGCATCGACGACGCGGACGACGTGGAAAACGAGGTGTACCGCGCGTGGCGGGACATGACCGACCACATCGACGTCGGCGACCCCGAGACGAGCACGCCCGGCGACTTCGCGGCCGCCGCCAGCGACGCGGGCATGGCGGACGCACACGTCGACACGCTCACGGACCTGTTCCGAGACGTGCGGTACGGCGGACAGGACGCCACCGAGGACCGCGAACGGCGCGCGGTGGACGCTCTGCGCGCCATCGAGGACCGGTACGCGGAGGGGGATGACGAATGA
- a CDS encoding type II secretion system F family protein, with amino-acid sequence MTATLGVLDRALYALFARQADHTRHETDRKRYRATHIDASFDVYLARVYGASWLAFAAVAALAVAVGAVLPSAVAPVTDPSPLAPTFTVAAVLGVPLGFAAKRATVWTGGHYLGWRARVRRSDIEGTLPGAVRYLSVLASGTTDERELLSRVAERPEAYGETALAFRDVLNTAELTGSVDRGLRVVARDTPSREVLAPFLLKLREHAAQGPDAVAQYLELESRMLANRRERTRERATGFLELVAELFIVLLVLPALLVIVATVLSVLAPGLGKEVATPLGAATVRELLVFGSGVFVLVVGALAAWLVESMRPRGFSWHGHARSSGLGIVANAARNPADAALVLALPAAGVAALLWDYGLRPANVALLGYVAFAVPVGLVATRRARLDDAKDREIQDFVHAVSGHVSLGRPFGDAVERVAEDVDLGPLNPDVADLAFNLSVTTHDEDVRAAALRRFVDRVDTQLAAQTVGLVSGALDAGSDADAAFEALQAEVGRLYHEKRALRSRLLVYVAVGWTTALLVIGITVAVNLAVLDSFAQLSSVSNAANAGGLAIDPSAVNLERDRYRFYLVTQATMLACGWFAGAASRGKYDALLHSGLLVASAYLVFRGVGLL; translated from the coding sequence GTGACGGCGACGCTCGGTGTCCTCGACCGCGCGCTGTACGCGCTGTTCGCGCGGCAGGCCGACCACACGCGCCACGAAACCGACCGCAAGCGCTACCGGGCCACCCACATCGACGCGAGTTTCGACGTCTACCTCGCCCGCGTCTACGGCGCGTCGTGGCTGGCGTTCGCCGCCGTCGCCGCCCTCGCGGTGGCGGTCGGCGCGGTCCTCCCGAGTGCCGTCGCGCCCGTCACCGACCCGTCGCCGCTCGCGCCGACGTTCACGGTCGCGGCCGTCCTCGGCGTCCCGCTCGGGTTCGCGGCGAAGCGCGCGACGGTCTGGACCGGCGGCCACTACCTCGGGTGGCGGGCGCGTGTCCGCCGGTCGGACATCGAGGGGACGCTCCCCGGCGCGGTGCGGTATCTCTCTGTGCTCGCGTCGGGCACCACCGACGAGCGCGAACTGCTCTCCCGGGTCGCGGAGCGCCCGGAGGCGTACGGCGAGACGGCGCTGGCGTTCCGCGACGTGCTCAACACCGCCGAACTCACCGGGAGCGTCGACCGCGGCCTGCGCGTCGTTGCGCGGGACACCCCGAGCAGGGAGGTGCTCGCGCCGTTCCTCCTGAAACTCCGGGAGCACGCCGCACAGGGCCCGGACGCCGTCGCGCAGTACCTCGAACTCGAATCCCGGATGCTCGCCAACCGCCGCGAGCGCACCAGAGAGCGCGCCACGGGCTTCCTCGAACTCGTCGCCGAGTTGTTCATCGTGTTGCTCGTGTTGCCCGCCCTGCTGGTCATCGTCGCCACCGTCCTGAGCGTGCTCGCGCCCGGCCTCGGAAAAGAAGTGGCGACGCCGCTGGGCGCCGCGACGGTACGCGAACTGCTCGTGTTCGGAAGCGGTGTCTTCGTACTCGTCGTCGGCGCGCTCGCGGCGTGGCTCGTCGAGTCGATGCGCCCGCGGGGATTCTCGTGGCACGGCCACGCACGCTCGTCGGGGCTGGGCATCGTCGCGAACGCCGCCCGGAACCCCGCCGACGCCGCCCTTGTCCTCGCGCTCCCCGCCGCCGGCGTCGCCGCCTTGCTCTGGGACTACGGCCTCCGCCCGGCGAACGTCGCACTCCTAGGGTACGTCGCGTTCGCCGTGCCCGTCGGCCTCGTCGCCACCCGCCGCGCGCGACTCGACGACGCGAAGGACCGCGAGATTCAGGACTTCGTGCACGCCGTCTCCGGCCACGTCAGCCTCGGCCGGCCGTTCGGCGACGCCGTCGAGCGCGTCGCCGAGGACGTCGACCTCGGCCCCCTGAACCCGGACGTGGCCGACCTCGCGTTCAATCTCTCGGTCACCACCCACGACGAGGACGTGCGCGCCGCCGCCCTCCGTCGGTTCGTCGACCGCGTCGACACCCAACTCGCGGCCCAGACCGTCGGCCTCGTCTCCGGCGCGCTGGACGCCGGGAGCGACGCCGATGCCGCCTTCGAAGCGCTCCAAGCCGAGGTCGGGCGACTCTACCACGAGAAGCGCGCGCTCCGGTCGCGCCTGCTCGTCTACGTCGCCGTCGGCTGGACCACCGCCTTGCTCGTAATCGGCATCACGGTCGCCGTCAATCTCGCCGTCCTCGACAGTTTCGCGCAGTTGTCCTCGGTGTCGAACGCGGCGAACGCGGGCGGCCTCGCCATCGACCCGAGCGCAGTGAATCTCGAACGCGACCGCTACCGCTTCTACCTCGTGACGCAGGCGACGATGCTCGCCTGCGGGTGGTTCGCGGGCGCCGCGAGCCGCGGGAAGTACGACGCCCTGCTTCACTCGGGTCTGCTCGTGGCGTCGGCGTACCTCGTCTTCCGCGGGGTGGGACTGCTGTGA
- a CDS encoding type II/IV secretion system ATPase subunit → MPDRVESVPAPVPPGDPDAWYAPDVRAQYEVHPGVVVTVAERGAGEFAYDARAPPLSATDEQSLRRVTDYFADAQLSRPRTREGTRERVAAGLAEKHRRVLARLTDCSPAARRRIEFHALCELRGLGDLTPLALDDGVEVADAASDALVVHTADYAPAVTDLPADPPHLDRFLSERLARYTVPFREFEIPVVVYREHVLGRDAFDTKYAVREPDRLPGDDDLVAECKERIWETSVEGVLGDGPDRTEFVAERAREFLTRRLTVRNTRAWLDATKHRIRGALAEYGLAVPPVGRRFSDDRLDDLAYYVLRDFVGDGELTVPIRDSRLEDVEANAVGERVKVVPRGDLRAHGERLPTNLVLDDEQRFVNLVTQLAARDGVELNASNPSAKVNLEPAEVDGDVTIRCAVALPVISENGPHVSIRKQAADALTPVDLLRRDSVSTDVVALLWMAYEHHGVVLFSGPTGAGKTTLMNAHMPFVPFDDRPISIDEGSREVRLPHETGVSLTTRDHEREFKRVSMADLMTETNYLNPDVEVIAEINTRESFESFAQILNTGHGVVGTTHAEDVETLVNRAIEQGVPAYLLREVDLAVFPRHVDGDRYVGEVVELVGDAGPDTETVEKDGSSVHFRRVVEREPGGGFDFAGADDVRFFERLADRTDRSVGDVREEFRQKRRYVEYLDREGVTDFRELFGLLSDLRTDEAATVERLRRRAGE, encoded by the coding sequence ATGCCCGACCGAGTCGAGTCCGTGCCGGCGCCGGTGCCGCCGGGCGACCCCGACGCGTGGTACGCCCCCGACGTGCGCGCCCAGTACGAGGTCCACCCCGGCGTCGTCGTCACCGTCGCCGAGCGCGGCGCCGGCGAGTTCGCGTACGACGCGCGAGCGCCGCCGCTGAGCGCGACCGACGAGCAGTCCCTCCGACGCGTCACCGACTACTTCGCGGACGCGCAACTCTCCCGGCCGCGAACGCGAGAGGGCACGCGGGAGCGCGTCGCCGCCGGTCTCGCCGAGAAACACCGACGCGTGCTCGCTCGGCTGACGGACTGCTCGCCCGCCGCGCGCCGCCGAATCGAGTTCCACGCGCTCTGTGAACTGCGCGGCCTCGGTGACCTCACGCCGCTCGCGCTCGACGACGGCGTGGAGGTCGCGGACGCCGCGAGCGACGCGCTCGTCGTCCACACCGCCGACTACGCGCCCGCCGTCACCGACCTGCCCGCGGACCCGCCGCACCTCGACCGCTTTCTCTCGGAGCGACTCGCGCGGTACACCGTCCCGTTCCGCGAGTTCGAGATTCCGGTCGTCGTCTACCGCGAACACGTCCTCGGACGGGACGCCTTCGACACCAAGTACGCCGTCCGCGAACCCGACCGCCTCCCCGGCGACGACGACCTCGTCGCCGAGTGCAAGGAACGCATCTGGGAGACGAGCGTCGAGGGCGTCCTCGGCGACGGCCCCGACCGCACCGAGTTCGTCGCCGAGCGCGCCCGCGAGTTCCTCACGCGGCGGCTCACCGTCCGGAACACGCGAGCGTGGCTGGACGCCACGAAACACCGCATTCGCGGGGCGCTCGCGGAGTACGGGCTCGCGGTGCCGCCCGTCGGCCGCCGGTTCTCCGACGACCGCCTCGACGACCTCGCGTACTACGTCCTCCGTGACTTCGTCGGCGACGGCGAACTCACCGTCCCGATTCGGGACAGCCGCCTCGAAGACGTGGAGGCCAACGCGGTCGGCGAGCGCGTGAAAGTCGTGCCCCGCGGCGACTTGCGTGCGCACGGCGAACGCCTCCCGACGAACCTCGTGTTGGACGACGAACAGCGGTTCGTCAACCTCGTCACCCAACTCGCGGCCCGCGACGGCGTCGAACTCAACGCCTCGAACCCCTCCGCGAAGGTCAACCTCGAACCCGCGGAGGTGGACGGCGACGTGACGATTCGGTGTGCCGTCGCGCTCCCCGTCATCAGCGAGAACGGCCCGCACGTCTCCATCCGCAAACAGGCCGCCGACGCGCTCACGCCCGTCGACCTGCTCCGCCGCGACAGCGTCTCGACGGACGTGGTCGCCCTGCTCTGGATGGCGTACGAACACCACGGCGTCGTGCTGTTCTCCGGTCCCACGGGAGCGGGAAAGACGACGCTCATGAACGCGCACATGCCGTTCGTACCCTTCGACGACCGCCCCATCAGCATCGACGAGGGGAGCCGAGAGGTCCGCCTCCCCCACGAGACCGGCGTCTCCCTGACAACGCGAGACCACGAGCGCGAGTTCAAGCGCGTGTCGATGGCCGACCTGATGACCGAGACGAACTACCTCAATCCGGACGTCGAAGTCATCGCGGAGATCAACACCCGCGAGTCCTTCGAGAGTTTCGCCCAGATTCTGAACACGGGACACGGCGTCGTGGGCACGACTCACGCCGAGGACGTGGAGACGCTCGTGAACCGCGCCATCGAACAGGGCGTCCCCGCGTACCTCCTGCGGGAGGTCGACCTCGCGGTGTTCCCGCGGCACGTCGACGGCGACCGCTACGTCGGCGAGGTCGTCGAACTCGTCGGCGACGCGGGACCGGACACCGAGACCGTCGAGAAGGACGGGAGTTCGGTCCACTTCCGCCGCGTCGTGGAGCGGGAACCCGGCGGCGGCTTCGACTTCGCGGGCGCCGACGACGTGCGCTTCTTCGAGCGCCTCGCCGACCGCACCGACCGCTCGGTCGGCGACGTGCGCGAGGAGTTCCGGCAGAAGCGCCGGTACGTCGAGTACCTCGACCGCGAGGGCGTCACCGACTTCCGGGAACTGTTCGGTCTGCTGTCGGACCTGCGCACCGACGAGGCCGCGACCGTCGAGCGCCTCCGGCGGAGGGCCGGCGAGTGA
- a CDS encoding DUF58 domain-containing protein, which produces MEFRDTHRWRGAAGLSLLAVGAGAVSETPGALLLGAFGVAFVAYARVFTPPTPDLSLERTVHADDPQPGDEVDVTLTVTNDGGFLPDLRLVDGVPSSLDVVDGSPRLATALRAGKRASMTYTVEAARGDHEFSPVDVVARDVTGAHEVQASLLVDADLQSVPALPQLDSFPLRSQTVQRVGRVPTSTGGSGVEFHATREYRTGDPLSRVDWKRLARTGDLSTVQFREERAASVVAVVDTRDRSHVADDAGEDAVEYSVEAAGGVASALLDSGDQVGVAAFGPHWAWLQPGLGREHRARVREMLATDRGFARDPPDRRFLGGIVFRRLRKHLPGDAQVVFCSPLVDDNAVEYVRRLEASGHPVTVVSPDVTGDGTFGQQVAMLERAARIRSLRKGGVRVVDWTTDEPLALAVATAERGWSA; this is translated from the coding sequence ATGGAGTTCCGCGACACCCACCGGTGGCGCGGCGCCGCCGGCCTCTCCCTGCTCGCGGTCGGCGCGGGCGCCGTCTCGGAGACGCCGGGCGCGCTCCTGTTGGGCGCGTTCGGCGTCGCGTTCGTGGCGTACGCGCGAGTGTTCACGCCGCCGACGCCCGACCTCTCGCTCGAACGCACCGTCCACGCCGACGACCCCCAGCCCGGCGACGAGGTGGACGTGACGCTCACCGTCACGAACGACGGCGGCTTCCTCCCCGACCTCCGCCTCGTGGACGGCGTGCCGAGTTCGCTCGACGTCGTCGACGGGTCGCCGCGTCTCGCCACCGCGTTACGCGCCGGAAAGCGCGCGTCGATGACGTACACCGTCGAGGCGGCCCGCGGCGACCACGAGTTCTCGCCGGTCGACGTCGTCGCACGGGACGTCACGGGCGCCCACGAGGTGCAAGCGTCGCTGCTCGTCGACGCCGACCTGCAGTCCGTGCCCGCGCTCCCGCAACTGGACTCGTTCCCGCTGCGCAGTCAGACCGTCCAACGCGTCGGGCGCGTCCCGACCTCCACGGGCGGGTCCGGCGTGGAGTTCCACGCCACCCGCGAGTACCGGACCGGCGACCCGCTCTCCCGGGTCGACTGGAAGCGCCTCGCGCGCACGGGCGACCTCTCGACGGTGCAGTTCCGCGAGGAGCGCGCCGCGAGCGTCGTCGCCGTCGTCGACACCCGCGACCGCTCTCACGTCGCCGACGATGCCGGCGAGGACGCCGTCGAGTACAGCGTGGAGGCCGCGGGCGGCGTCGCGTCCGCGCTCCTCGACTCCGGCGACCAGGTCGGCGTCGCGGCGTTCGGCCCGCACTGGGCGTGGCTGCAACCCGGCCTCGGGCGCGAACACCGCGCTCGCGTTCGCGAGATGCTCGCCACCGACCGCGGGTTCGCGCGCGACCCGCCGGACCGGCGGTTCCTCGGCGGTATCGTCTTCCGGCGCCTCCGCAAACACCTCCCCGGTGACGCTCAGGTGGTGTTCTGCTCGCCGCTCGTCGACGACAACGCCGTCGAGTACGTGCGCCGACTGGAAGCCAGCGGCCACCCCGTGACCGTCGTGTCGCCGGACGTCACGGGCGACGGGACGTTCGGCCAGCAGGTCGCCATGCTGGAGCGCGCCGCCCGCATCCGGTCGCTCCGCAAGGGCGGCGTGCGCGTCGTCGACTGGACGACCGACGAACCGCTCGCGCTCGCCGTCGCCACCGCGGAACGGGGGTGGTCGGCGTGA
- a CDS encoding DUF7519 family protein: MTAFDARPPVLSLVPAAVGAALALFASTTGAAPVAAGGLGAVALLYGGFDGRRNLVTLGGGLLFFGLVLGASAGVDPRLAILGGVGATVAYDAAEHAVSLGHDVGRDARVGQAVLVHVASTASVAVLVAAFAYVVYEYGPASLPVTGLLALLLAASMLAYALRD, translated from the coding sequence GTGACGGCCTTCGACGCCCGTCCGCCCGTCCTCTCGCTCGTGCCCGCCGCCGTCGGCGCCGCGCTCGCGCTCTTCGCGAGCACCACCGGCGCCGCGCCCGTCGCGGCCGGCGGCCTCGGCGCCGTCGCCCTCCTCTACGGCGGCTTCGACGGCCGACGGAACCTCGTCACGCTGGGCGGTGGCCTGCTGTTCTTCGGACTCGTGCTCGGCGCGAGCGCCGGCGTCGACCCGCGCCTCGCAATCCTCGGCGGGGTCGGCGCGACCGTCGCGTACGACGCCGCGGAACACGCGGTCAGCCTCGGACACGACGTCGGAAGAGACGCCCGCGTCGGACAAGCGGTGCTGGTCCACGTCGCGAGCACCGCGTCGGTCGCCGTCCTCGTCGCCGCGTTCGCGTACGTCGTCTACGAGTACGGCCCGGCGAGTCTCCCGGTGACCGGACTGCTCGCGTTGCTGCTCGCGGCGTCGATGCTCGCGTACGCGCTCCGCGACTAG
- a CDS encoding diacylglycerol/lipid kinase family protein, with product MQVGSRRCIVNPVSGTGDHTDYVRRLMAARGFEVVETTGPEDAARKGLEAGRDDVSELAVCGGDGTVNDVLRGLASANHLGDVTLSVVPAGTANILAGNVGVRDIEHGVEVADTGDVRTVDLGVAGDEPFAVSCIAGLPADASVAASGDLKERFGTLAFLLTGAQEALQFDALRVTLEDGDGGKLWSGEALCVLVGNARRFVEKGGQANMEDGRFDVVVVEQMPNRNLVAESVAHRLLGRQTDGVTHLQTSDLRVASEDGPITFSRDGELSTHEELAARARPSALDLRVGPAYAPDPT from the coding sequence ATGCAAGTCGGTTCGCGTCGGTGCATCGTCAACCCCGTCAGCGGGACGGGCGACCACACCGACTACGTGCGGCGGCTGATGGCGGCGCGCGGCTTCGAGGTCGTGGAGACGACGGGGCCCGAGGACGCCGCCCGGAAGGGGCTGGAAGCCGGACGCGACGACGTATCGGAACTCGCGGTCTGTGGCGGTGACGGCACCGTCAACGACGTGCTCCGCGGTCTGGCGTCCGCGAACCACCTCGGTGACGTGACGCTCAGCGTGGTGCCGGCGGGCACCGCGAACATCCTCGCGGGGAACGTCGGCGTGCGCGACATCGAACACGGCGTCGAAGTCGCGGACACCGGCGACGTCCGCACCGTCGACCTCGGGGTGGCAGGCGACGAACCGTTCGCAGTGTCCTGCATCGCGGGGCTGCCGGCGGACGCGAGCGTCGCGGCGAGCGGCGACCTCAAAGAGCGGTTCGGGACGCTCGCCTTTCTCCTGACGGGCGCTCAGGAGGCTCTCCAGTTCGACGCGCTCCGGGTCACGTTGGAGGACGGCGACGGCGGGAAACTGTGGTCCGGCGAGGCGCTGTGCGTGCTCGTCGGGAACGCCCGGCGGTTCGTGGAGAAGGGCGGCCAGGCGAACATGGAGGACGGCCGCTTCGACGTGGTGGTCGTCGAACAGATGCCGAATCGGAATCTCGTCGCGGAGAGCGTCGCCCACCGCCTGCTCGGCCGGCAGACCGACGGCGTCACGCACCTCCAGACGAGCGACCTCCGCGTCGCGAGCGAGGACGGCCCCATCACGTTCAGTCGCGACGGCGAACTCAGCACGCACGAGGAACTCGCGGCCCGCGCCCGCCCGAGCGCGCTGGACTTGCGTGTCGGCCCGGCCTACGCCCCCGACCCGACGTGA
- a CDS encoding AAA family ATPase, with amino-acid sequence MDVTDARDECEAVLNEVERAVITDREFLETVLVGFLADGHVLLEDVPGTGKTLTARSVATALGLSFQRVQFTPDLLPADVLGTHVFNEKSREFEFQPGPIFANVVLADEINRAPPKTQAALLEAMEEGQATVDGETMELPQPFFVIATQNPVEQEGTFPLPEAQMDRFVAKAGIGYPDESGELDLLRRRAGRTTRSPTVEAVLDEDRVQDAKQAPEEVRVEGDLLQYMVSVARATREDRRVDVGVSPRGTQRLFEAARARAVVKGREYVVPDDVKRLAPNVLAHRIVLTPDAAVENVEKQDVVDSVLEDVAVPTVQR; translated from the coding sequence ATGGACGTCACCGACGCGCGTGACGAGTGCGAAGCCGTCCTGAACGAAGTCGAGCGCGCGGTCATCACCGACCGCGAGTTCCTCGAAACGGTCCTCGTCGGCTTTCTCGCCGACGGCCACGTCCTCCTCGAAGACGTTCCCGGCACCGGGAAGACGCTGACCGCGCGGTCCGTCGCGACCGCGCTCGGGCTCTCCTTCCAACGCGTGCAGTTCACGCCGGACCTCCTCCCCGCGGACGTGCTCGGGACGCACGTGTTCAACGAGAAGTCCCGGGAGTTCGAGTTCCAGCCGGGCCCCATCTTCGCGAACGTGGTGCTGGCCGACGAAATCAACCGCGCGCCGCCGAAGACCCAGGCCGCGCTCCTCGAAGCGATGGAGGAGGGGCAGGCGACCGTCGACGGGGAGACGATGGAACTCCCACAGCCCTTCTTCGTCATCGCGACGCAGAACCCCGTCGAGCAGGAGGGGACGTTCCCGCTGCCCGAGGCGCAGATGGACCGGTTCGTCGCGAAGGCGGGCATCGGCTACCCCGACGAGTCCGGGGAACTCGACTTGCTCCGACGGCGCGCCGGCCGGACGACGCGCAGTCCGACCGTCGAAGCCGTCCTCGACGAGGACCGCGTGCAGGACGCGAAGCAGGCGCCCGAGGAAGTCCGGGTGGAGGGCGACCTCCTCCAGTACATGGTCTCGGTGGCGCGCGCCACCCGCGAGGACCGCCGCGTGGACGTGGGCGTCAGCCCCCGTGGCACCCAGCGCCTCTTCGAGGCGGCGCGCGCCCGCGCCGTCGTGAAGGGCCGCGAGTACGTCGTGCCCGACGACGTGAAGCGACTCGCGCCGAACGTGCTCGCACACCGCATCGTGTTGACGCCGGACGCCGCCGTGGAGAACGTCGAGAAGCAGGACGTGGTCGACAGCGTCCTCGAAGACGTGGCGGTGCCGACCGTCCAGCGCTAG